GAGCTGTTTgcttctcctttgttttctttttgttttattttgactGAGTTGGTTTGCACAACTCCTGAGGCATGGAGAAGGATGATGCCGCCACTCCTGAGGGAGGTggtgcaggagggaaggaggcaggcagTGAGGGAAACATGCCACCACTTCTGTCAGCCAAGAGAACAGATGATGCCAAGACACTGACCACCAACCCAGCTCAGAATGTGATGGTCAAGGTGACGCCAAGCACCAGTCCCTCCACCAGGCCTGCCACCCTGCCaattctcacccccaccccaaCACCCACCCTGccctcccccaacacctcacACATGCGCCTCGTCCAGACGCCTGATGGGAAGAAGTTCCTCTTGACTAATGTGGTGAATGTTGCCAAGCCCTCCAGTAACAAGAAGGTTATTTTTGTGTCAAAGAGTCAGGTCCTGACTGCCACCACTGCACCCACAACCCTGTCCACCTCAGCTGGCCTGGCTGTGACCCCAGTGGTGTCTGCCAACATGCCCCAGACCATTATTCTGAACCCAGCAGAGCCCCGCCCCCAACAGCCTATAGTGCTGAGGATCCCCGGCCTCAACCAGCCAGTTGTGGTGCGGCAACAAGGCACAAAACCCAAACCAACCCCAACTCTGCCCATCATAGCACCACAGAAGGCTTTCGCTGCAGGTATGAGACCCTCAGcagcttccaccaccaccaccacagctgtgCCAGGCCCCATCACCTCTCCAGCAGCATTAAAAGTTGGTCCTAGGGGCCCAGTTATGTTAGTTCAGAATGGCACAACCAAATTCAAGGTTGTTGGGAAGCCAGTGCCTGTGAAACTATTCCCTAAGATGGCAAAAATTGCTCCAAAAGGCCTTTCTCCCTCTGCTATCCCTTCAATTGCAATTCCTCCTCTTAAAAACTTAATTAAAACCTCAGAGTTagcccctcctctcctcacagtCCCTCCAGTAGGCCCTGCCAAAGCCTCTCTTCCCAGTCCTCCTGCTTATCTCAACatcaaggtgaaggaggagccgAAGGAAGAGGACACCGCCAATATCCCCACGACTGTGAAGACTGAGCCGGAAGACCCACAAGAGGACAGTGAGGTGCCAGACCTGCCCATCAAGATAGACGACATGTTGGACGTGCGCATCAAGGAGGAGGCGACGGATGagcagagtgagtgtgtgatgaGGAGCAGGGAGTAATTGCTGTTTGCTTAtccatcattctttctcttttccctcatctCTGTCACTTTGGCTGTCAttgtctttcattcttattctttgtccACCTGTCTGTTTCCTATAATTATATATCAGTCTTAGATATTCCTTTTTTACGTTTGATAATTCTGTAATTGAATCAGTCATTTTAGTATTACATTCATTATGGAGAAGTGTTAGTTATTTGTAGTGGTTATCACTAAATCCATTCACTGAACAGCATATTTTACATAATTCTTTTACTAAATAGTTTACATTAGGTTTTTTAGTTtacccctcctttttttttttttttttttttttattgtaaaatAATTTATTTCCTAAATTCACTGAAAACTTTAACATTAATGAAAACTGAAGTAACATGTAATGCAATCATAATTATTGTTGGTtgaatttttattcattttcttctttttcttaatttgaaCTGCCGTTTGAAtcagccacaaaaaaaaaaaaaaaaaaaaaaaactgatctgCAAAGGGTGAATAAAAGTAATGACATGTGGAAGCTGTGATGGTCAGACTGTAAGGTAGTTTGGCCTCATGTAAACCATGTATCTAATAAGATGACTAAGGATACATATTATTATGGAAGATGTAAATTATCTGCACAGAAATGATAAAACAGAGTGCTGATGTAagtgcaaggaaaggaaaagaggaggatgagaggagtgTAGTATGCAAGCTGGGAAGTAGGGACTGGGATAAATGGAGACTTGCATTTGGTGAAATGCTTTGGAAAAGGTAACAGGTAGAGATACGAGTAGACAGAATTTATCCCAACCATtgaggaaaaaacagaatataacATCTGCTTATAAATGTTGAATAATGcaagggactgccacatgtgggcctgctggcttcttgtagcttccctatTTATGTGTTATGAAATCAAGACACACACTGACATTTTCCTTGTATTGCAGGTGAACTTCTGGCGCGTGATGAGCAACTACGCAAAGTTCTGGGTGTGACAGACACTGGGAACAGTGAACAGGAGCAACAGCTGCAGCAGTCGCAAGCACAGCCACAGCAACCAAAATTTTACATTCGCACGTCTGAGGGGAAGCTTGTGTCAATATCCTCAGATGAAGCAAAAGCACTGGGACTCAACCACCTCGATAAAGTGGAGGAGAACCAACGAAGGCTGATGCAGGCATTCAGCTCTGCCCAGACGGCCATGGTAAACCGTTCTGTGGCGGCTGATATCGCTGCCAAACTCAAGACAGAATCTGCCAACATCCTCATCCCTGAAAATGTAAATGTCAAGGATTTTGTGAGCTGTCATGTGTCCCCAGCAGCTGAGAAGACAGCAGCCTTCATGAGGAACCTAGCAGGGCGACGGCTGGGCACAAATGGGAACTCTGTGCTGGCCCCCAAGAGCAACACGGCAATTGTTGGTGAGTTTGAGGGTGAAGATGGACGGAGGTACCTCAAGATTAACATAGAGACAGAGGCGAACGGGAGGGAGCCTTGCAATGTCCCAATAACGCCGGTGAACACCTACCAGTGCCCCTTCTGTGCCAGAGACTTCAAGACGAAAGACCACGTTGTCTCACACATCCGCATCCACACGGGGGAGCGGCCTTACCCGTGTGACGTGTGCGGCAAGCGGTACCGGCAGCGCATCGACATCATCCGCCACATGCGTATCCACACAGGAGAGAAGCCCTTCAACTGTGGCTTGTGCAATGCGTCTTTCAACCAGAAGTCAAACCTGCGCTCCCACATGCGAATCCACACGGGGGAACGCCCAGTGCAGTGCAAGGTGTGCGGCAAGGGCTTCTCCCGCAACACCCACCTCAAGCAGCACATGAAGCTCCACACAGGGGAGAAGCCCTACCAATGCAAAGTGTGCCACCGACCCTTCCGCTTCAAGTCCGGCCTGCAGGCTCACGAACGCATCCACACAGGGCTCAAACCGTATGCCTGCTCCCTGTGTGGCCGCACCTTCACCCAAATTGTTGGACTCATCCGTCATGAGAGAACCCATGCTGGGGAGAAGCCCTTCAGGTGCCAGAGCTGTGGAAAGTCCTTCGATTCACGTGATGTACTCAAGAACCACGTCCAGAAACACACAGGGGAGCGACCCCACACATGTGACCAGTGCCCCAAGACCTTCACTGATCCAGGCGCCCTTCGCTGCCACCGTAAGAAGTACCACACCAACCTGCTCATATGTGTCATCTGCCTGCGGGAAGACTTCAAGGACCGCATTGAGCTGAGGGAACACCTGCGGGCACACGAGCGGCAGAACTGGGAGGAGACACCTGAGGGAGAGCTGGTGCCCCTGGTTAGGCCCACTGACAGGGGAAGCTTCATCTCCGTGGATGACACCCTAGATGAGGACGAGACTCTTGTaggggagcaggaggtggaTGAGAATTACCTGGTACAAAATGAGATGGTGGATGAAGTGAATCACATGGAGGTGGAGCTTGATCCTGATGACCCaatggaagaggatgatgagagTGGAGGACAGAATGACCGGGACAGTGACTGCGATGAGCACAAACTCCGCATAGAGGAGAGTGACCCCCTGGCCTAGCCGCTGCTAGTCTGCTGGCCTGCTGCTGCACAAATGTCCATGGTTATGTTGACTCCTGCTGCCAGTGAGATGTAATCAAAGGAAAGTGCCTCAggatatttgtttgtttgtttttattattattattttttttttttccccactgtgtttttgagtctgtgtttgtgttgtgttcttcCCATGAGCTGAAAACACTGTGTTGTTAATCTTTGCAAGTGTTGCTGATGTGTTCTTAGATAGTTACTGTATGAGTATATAAGATTTTCTTTCTGGAAAATTTGAAGTGCATGAACTTTGCAAAATCATCCACATTGCAAATACTGTTAagtttatgtaaatattttttacctttttctttttgctcctgTTGAGTGATGTAAAGGAAGTGATGATTCAGTAACAAGTGCCTGAGATGTGCCTTCATGCCAAGTGTCTTCCAAGTGCCTTAGGATACCTTGATTGGTGCGTACACTGGTGAATGTGTGCATCATGTAATTTAGAACACAGTAAGTGTAGGACTGCACTTGAGGACTGTTgaaaattaattttctttcaaaatAGAATTATTTTGCCAAACAGTAGAACTTTAGTTCTTAGGGTATCCCAGATACTGAGAAGAAGAATTATGACTACAGGTATTGTTGCCTTACCAAAACTGGTAGTAAATATAATTTGTAAtcaagaaaatgataaaacttTACTAATAATTATGCTAAAGAAATATACTGCATAATATTTTAAAGAATAACTTAAGTACAATATATTGAATAATGTAGTGAGGTGAGTGGGTGTTTGCAAGTCACTCAACATCAGGCAACGTAAGGGAGAGTGAAGTGACTTGTGTCCTTCAGTCCAACTGATTTTTTCATGAATCTGAACAATCAAATTGTATCttattgactgattttttttaga
The window above is part of the Scylla paramamosain isolate STU-SP2022 chromosome 34, ASM3559412v1, whole genome shotgun sequence genome. Proteins encoded here:
- the LOC135090234 gene encoding zinc finger protein 37-like, which produces MEKDDAATPEGGGAGGKEAGSEGNMPPLLSAKRTDDAKTLTTNPAQNVMVKVTPSTSPSTRPATLPILTPTPTPTLPSPNTSHMRLVQTPDGKKFLLTNVVNVAKPSSNKKVIFVSKSQVLTATTAPTTLSTSAGLAVTPVVSANMPQTIILNPAEPRPQQPIVLRIPGLNQPVVVRQQGTKPKPTPTLPIIAPQKAFAAGMRPSAASTTTTTAVPGPITSPAALKVGPRGPVMLVQNGTTKFKVVGKPVPVKLFPKMAKIAPKGLSPSAIPSIAIPPLKNLIKTSELAPPLLTVPPVGPAKASLPSPPAYLNIKVKEEPKEEDTANIPTTVKTEPEDPQEDSEVPDLPIKIDDMLDVRIKEEATDEQSELLARDEQLRKVLGVTDTGNSEQEQQLQQSQAQPQQPKFYIRTSEGKLVSISSDEAKALGLNHLDKVEENQRRLMQAFSSAQTAMVNRSVAADIAAKLKTESANILIPENVNVKDFVSCHVSPAAEKTAAFMRNLAGRRLGTNGNSVLAPKSNTAIVGEFEGEDGRRYLKINIETEANGREPCNVPITPVNTYQCPFCARDFKTKDHVVSHIRIHTGERPYPCDVCGKRYRQRIDIIRHMRIHTGEKPFNCGLCNASFNQKSNLRSHMRIHTGERPVQCKVCGKGFSRNTHLKQHMKLHTGEKPYQCKVCHRPFRFKSGLQAHERIHTGLKPYACSLCGRTFTQIVGLIRHERTHAGEKPFRCQSCGKSFDSRDVLKNHVQKHTGERPHTCDQCPKTFTDPGALRCHRKKYHTNLLICVICLREDFKDRIELREHLRAHERQNWEETPEGELVPLVRPTDRGSFISVDDTLDEDETLVGEQEVDENYLVQNEMVDEVNHMEVELDPDDPMEEDDESGGQNDRDSDCDEHKLRIEESDPLA